A stretch of the Candidatus Nezhaarchaeales archaeon genome encodes the following:
- the rplV gene encoding 50S ribosomal protein L22, which yields MPPTFGYSITGLDPEKAGIASGRDLRVSFKKMVELCASIKGLSLDEAKRLLEEVVEKKRMIPYRRFKYKRAHHGSINGHPSGGYPIKAARLLLKVVKNAEANAETKGLDVSKLVVKHAAAQKGFKIKKYIPRAFGRASPYFQEVVHVEVALVEKA from the coding sequence ATGCCGCCAACATTTGGCTATTCAATTACGGGGCTTGATCCTGAGAAAGCTGGTATAGCTAGTGGTAGGGATTTAAGGGTTAGCTTCAAAAAAATGGTTGAGCTCTGCGCATCTATTAAAGGGTTAAGCCTAGACGAAGCTAAACGCTTACTCGAAGAGGTTGTAGAGAAGAAGCGTATGATACCGTATAGGAGGTTTAAATATAAACGTGCCCATCATGGAAGCATAAATGGCCATCCTAGCGGTGGTTACCCTATTAAGGCTGCTCGGCTCCTTTTAAAGGTAGTTAAGAACGCTGAGGCAAACGCTGAAACTAAGGGATTAGATGTTTCTAAGCTCGTGGTTAAACATGCGGCAGCGCAAAAGGGCTTTAAAATAAAGAAGTACATACCGAGGGCCTTTGGAAGGGCCTCACCCTATTTTCAAGAGGTCGTCCACGTTGAGGTAGCCTTAGTGGAGAAGGCTTAG
- a CDS encoding 30S ribosomal protein S19, with amino-acid sequence MSRKFTYKGYTLEELVRLSMDDFIKLLPSKQRRSLLRGLDAEKRKLIEKIRAIKESGKTDKPIRTHLRDMVILPEMVGVTISVHNGKEFVPVTITEEMIGHRLGEMVITNKKVEHGAPGLRATRGSMYVPLK; translated from the coding sequence ATGTCACGTAAATTCACCTATAAAGGGTATACGCTGGAGGAACTAGTAAGGTTAAGCATGGACGACTTTATAAAGCTACTACCATCGAAGCAGCGAAGGAGCTTGCTCAGGGGGTTAGATGCCGAAAAACGGAAGTTAATCGAAAAAATCAGAGCGATAAAAGAATCAGGTAAAACAGATAAACCAATACGTACTCACCTAAGGGATATGGTAATACTCCCTGAAATGGTCGGCGTAACCATAAGCGTTCACAACGGTAAAGAATTCGTGCCAGTAACCATCACCGAGGAAATGATAGGGCATCGATTAGGCGAAATGGTAATTACCAACAAAAAAGTCGAACACGGCGCACCAGGACTAAGAGCTACAAGGGGCAGCATGTATGTTCCACTCAAGTGA
- the rpmC gene encoding 50S ribosomal protein L29 yields MAILRLNEIRKMSPEERVKKLSELYAELLRLRAMVASGGSVENPGRIKALKRTIARILTINREEELKKARREKG; encoded by the coding sequence GTGGCTATTTTAAGGCTTAACGAAATTAGGAAGATGAGCCCTGAGGAAAGAGTTAAGAAGCTATCGGAGCTTTACGCTGAGCTTTTAAGGCTTAGAGCAATGGTAGCATCAGGCGGCTCCGTGGAAAACCCGGGTAGGATTAAAGCATTAAAGAGGACGATCGCTAGAATATTAACCATTAATCGTGAGGAGGAATTGAAAAAGGCTAGACGTGAGAAAGGTTAG
- a CDS encoding 30S ribosomal protein S3 codes for MDVKKLFVAKSVKKVDVDKMLSKELEKAGYAGVDLVKTPMGTHITIYAERPGLVIGRHGATVRDLAEKLEKEFGLERPQIGVVGISSPELNAKVMAIRVAKALERGIHFRRAAFAALSQVMDAGALGAEVIIRGKLRTERTRYEKLRAGLLLKAGQISLEGVDEAVSHAYLRQGKVGVKFRILLPQTKTLLVELDRGLLAQEFVGEKTKEKS; via the coding sequence TTGGACGTTAAAAAGCTATTTGTAGCGAAGTCCGTTAAGAAGGTTGATGTAGATAAGATGCTTTCAAAGGAGCTCGAAAAGGCTGGGTATGCAGGGGTAGACTTAGTTAAAACCCCCATGGGCACTCATATCACCATATACGCCGAGCGCCCAGGTCTAGTTATAGGTCGTCATGGAGCCACCGTGCGTGACCTAGCTGAAAAGCTTGAAAAGGAATTCGGCCTAGAGCGGCCCCAAATAGGCGTAGTGGGCATTTCAAGCCCGGAGCTTAACGCTAAAGTTATGGCTATTAGAGTTGCTAAAGCGCTTGAGCGCGGTATCCATTTTAGGAGAGCTGCTTTCGCCGCCCTTAGTCAAGTAATGGATGCAGGAGCCTTAGGGGCCGAGGTAATTATTAGGGGTAAGCTTAGAACCGAGCGGACGCGTTATGAAAAGCTAAGGGCTGGGCTTTTACTTAAGGCTGGACAAATATCTCTCGAAGGCGTTGATGAAGCTGTAAGCCACGCCTATTTAAGGCAGGGCAAAGTGGGTGTTAAGTTTAGAATACTGCTTCCACAGACTAAAACCCTCTTAGTGGAGCTTGATAGAGGCTTACTTGCTCAAGAGTTCGTAGGGGAGAAAACGAAGGAGAAGAGCTAG
- a CDS encoding ribonuclease P protein component 1 produces the protein MKVTPKNLVRHELIGLKVMVLESQHKGYVGISGLVIDETMNMLYVLHNGSVKALPKRVCTFIFELPDGTQVKVEGSILVGRPEDRVKRPLKRRW, from the coding sequence TTGAAGGTAACGCCAAAAAACCTAGTTAGGCATGAGCTTATAGGATTAAAGGTTATGGTTTTAGAGAGCCAGCATAAAGGCTACGTTGGTATATCGGGGCTCGTGATTGATGAAACCATGAACATGCTGTACGTACTTCATAACGGCTCAGTTAAGGCGCTACCTAAAAGGGTATGCACATTTATCTTTGAACTACCTGACGGCACCCAAGTTAAAGTTGAAGGCTCCATCCTAGTAGGAAGGCCTGAGGATAGAGTTAAGAGGCCGTTAAAAAGACGCTGGTGA
- a CDS encoding 30S ribosomal protein S17, whose amino-acid sequence MRNIGIPKVRPPSVRCEDVNCPFHGTLSIRGKILEGKVVSIKRAKTVTVLREYLHYVPKYKRYERRRSKISAHLPPCIPVSLGDVVILGECRKLAKTVSFCVIGKK is encoded by the coding sequence ATGCGTAACATCGGAATTCCTAAGGTTCGTCCTCCATCCGTACGTTGTGAGGACGTCAATTGTCCCTTCCATGGAACGCTTTCAATAAGAGGGAAAATTCTTGAGGGGAAAGTGGTAAGTATTAAAAGAGCTAAAACTGTAACGGTATTACGTGAATACCTTCACTACGTTCCTAAGTATAAGCGCTATGAGCGTAGACGGTCCAAGATAAGTGCTCACCTCCCTCCCTGTATACCTGTTTCACTTGGCGACGTTGTAATATTAGGTGAATGTAGAAAACTAGCGAAAACAGTTAGTTTTTGTGTGATAGGGAAGAAGTAG